One region of Fragaria vesca subsp. vesca linkage group LG4, FraVesHawaii_1.0, whole genome shotgun sequence genomic DNA includes:
- the LOC101303801 gene encoding uncharacterized protein LOC101303801 — translation MADTQYQRTLHIANLQAWMDEAYLKNCFEELGNEELVMLLLGKSEVLWIQSVEIFAVGSKGYGYGFIEFTSIERARSVLKRYRGTKMPNASQHFVLNWSKGKQPLPTQDASEGGILGKGPLTTQDASEGGNYKLVVAGAFPKDVTAEELQQHFSIHFPSFKDAGVHTNESQELYGVITFADEHERDLATILMPGQVFKRTGDSKPRHFFYKDTADEYKKAAYPEDADPNGSTMYVQNLRNGVSEGSLRLKFSPYGEVTKVTIRASALIQFSDRSSVNKALLDMNDGLILQNACLPFTVRKSNGKVKEWKQKEKEKQVVLAFSGQADEDILLSESVGRSSADKTLPHMNDDSVLQNSVESPKDLNELPLEDEEFRTCDEEFSDEKVAEEGKQNEEGTEVADALSRQADEETLLSKFVDRSSADETLLHMNDDPVLKNSLLPPTVRKSNGIKTDEQKQRRREKKKGQRARKKERDKLAKQSTGGLEESRGQRINEGSEASERLNTNDGLEESEGEESNEGDQSVISWLLELCVSLWQHWFRLEEKPDVMQQQRANEEKQTGLP, via the exons ATGGCCGACACTCAATACCAGCGGACTCTCCACATCGCCAATCTGCAGGCGTGGATGGACGAGGCGTACCTCAAGAACTGCTTTGAGGAATTGGGTAACGAG GAACTTGTTATGTTGCTGTTGGGCAAGTCTGAAGTTTTATGG ATTCAGAGTGTTGAGATTTTTGCTGTGGGATCCAAGGGTTATGGATATGGATTCATCGAGTTCACCTCTATTGAGAGAGCTCGCAGTGTATTGAAGAGATACCGTGGGACAAAAATGCCTAATGCATCCCAACACTTTGTGCTGAATTGGAGCAAGGGCAAGCAGCCATTGCCAACCCAAGATGCATCCGAAGGAGGTATACTAGGCAAGGGGCCGTTGACAACGCAAGATGCATCTGAAGGAG GGAATTACAAGCTTGTGGTTGCTGGGGCTTTTCCAAAGGACGTTACTGCTGAAGAGCTGCAGCAGCACTTTAGTATCCATTTCCCTTCATTTAAGGATGCTGGAGTTCACACTAACGAATCCCAGGAGTTATATGGTGTAATTACATTTGCAGATGAGCATGAAAGGGATCTAGCAACAATTCTGATGCCTGGGCAAGTTTTTAAGAGGACAGGAGACAGCAAACCACGACATTTCTTCTATAAAGATACAGCTGATGAGTACAAGAAAG CTGCCTATCCGGAGGATGCAGATCCAAATGGTTCCACA ATGTACGTTCAGAACTTAAGAAATGGTGTATCCGAAGGTTCCTTGCGACTTAAATTTTCCCCCTATGGCGAGGTTACTAAAGTCACCATAAGGGCAAGTGCTTTGATTCAATTTTCTGATAG ATCGAGTGTCAATAAAGCATTGCTTGACATGAACGATGGCCTCATTCTTCAGAATGCCTGTCTTCCATTTACCGTCAGAAAAT CAAATGGAAAAGTAAAAGAGTGGAAGCAAAAAGAGAAGGAGAAACAAGTCGTACTTGCTTTCTCAGGGCAAGCGGATGAGGACATACTGTTGTCTGAATCTGTGGGCAG GTCGAGTGCTGATAAAACATTGCCTCACATGAATGATGATTCCGTTCTGCAGAATTCTGTAGAATCACCCAAAGATCTTAACGAGTTACCCCTTGAAGATGAAGAGTTCAGAACGTGTGATGAAGAGTTTTCTGATGAAAAAGTAGCAGAGGAGGGGAAGCAAAATGAAGAGGGGACAGAAGTCGCAGATGCTTTGTCAAGGCAAGCAGATGAAGAAACACTGCTGTCTAAGTTTGTGGACAG GTCGAGTGCTGATGAAACATTGCTTCACATGAATGATGATCCCGTTCTGAAGAATAGCTTACTTCCACCGACTGTCAGAAAAT CAAATGGTATAAAAACGGATGAACAGAAACAGAGGAGGAGGGAGAAGAAGAAAGGGCAGAGGGCAAGGAAGAAGGAAAGAGATAAGCTTGCCAAGCAATCCACTGGAGGGTTGGAGGAATCAAGAGGGCAGCGAATCAATGAAGGGTCGGAGGCATCAGAAAGGCTAAACACCAATGATGGGTTGGAGGAATCAGAAGGGGAGGAAAGCAATGAAGGGGATCAATCAGTCATCTCTTGGCTGTTAGAATTGTGTGTGAGCCTGTGGCAACACTGGTTCAG GCTGGAGGAGAAGCCAGATGTGATGCAGCAACAGAGAGCAAACGAAGAAAAGCAGACTGGTCTGCCATAA
- the LOC101294459 gene encoding microtubule-associated protein 70-1-like encodes MEEVSGDGASPMTEYGGNGLPPGYNPTPPPPLTVSGSFKDGKSSSRRRAIRRPSMDGDEFINLLHGSDPVKVELNRLENEVRDKDRELGEAQAQIKALKLSERAREKAVEELSDELSKVDEKLKLTESLLESKNLEIKKINDEKKASMAAQFAAEATLRRVHAAQKDDDMPPIEAILAPLEAELKLARQEIAKLQDDNKALDRLTKSKEAALLEAERTVEVALVKASMVDDLQNKNQELMKQIEICQEENRILDRMHRQKVAEVEKLTQTVRELEEAVLAGGAAANAVRDYQRKFQEMNEERKTLDRELARAKVTANRVAVVVANEWKDANDKVMPVKQWLEERRFLQGEMQQLRDKLAITERAAKSEAQLKEKYHMRLKVLEESVRGSSNISRSTAERSTSNGPSRRQSLGGADNIPKLSSNGFLSKRTPVRSLSSSTSSVLKHAKGTSKSFDGGTRSLDRDRGKVLLNGPSPTFSVNQSCEGTKDGEAQNNWKGNSDDKPNEFSTVDTEDNVPGVLYDLLQKEVVALRKAGHEKDQSLKDKDDAIEMLAKKVDTLTKAMEVEARKMRREVAAMEKEVAAMRVDKEHDNRAKRFGSAKTSANSAQVLSGRGLSRGGLTRSTQ; translated from the exons ATGGAGGAAGTTTCCGGCGACGGAGCGTCTCCGATGACGGAGTACGGCGGCAATGGACTGCCGCCGGGGTACAATCCGACGCCTCCGCCGCCGCTGACGGTGTCGGGATCGTTCAAGGATGGGAAGAGCTCGTCGCGGAGGAGAGCAATCAGGAGGCCGAGCATGGACGGCGACGAGTTCATTAACCTACTGCACGGGTCGGATCCGGTCAAGGTGGAGCTCAATCGGCTTGAGAATGAAGTCAGAG ATAAGGACCGGGAGTTGGGAGAAGCGCAGGCGCAGATCAAGGCTCTGAAGCTCTCTGAAAGAGCCAGGGAAAAAGCTGTTGAAGAG CTCAGTGATGAACTGTCAAAGGTGGACGAGAAGCTTAAGTTAACGGAATCTCTTCTGGAAAGCAAA AATCTTGAAATCAAGAAGATCAATGATGAGAAGAAAGCTTCTATGGCAGCTCAATTCGCAGCTGAAGCTACTCTACGTAGGGTTCACGCTGCTCAAAAAGATGATGATATGCCTCCAATTGAAGCCATTCTCGCACCTTTGGAGGCTGAGCTCAAGCTTGCTCGACAGGAG ATTGCAAAGCTTCAAGATGATAACAAAGCTTTGGATCGTCTCACCAAATCAAAAGAAGCAGCTTTACTTGAGGCTGAGAGGACTGTGGAAGTTGCCTTGGTTAAGGCCTCCATGGTGGATGACCTTCAAAATAAAAACCAAGAGTTGATGAAACAGATCGAAATTTGCCAG GAAGAAAACAGAATTTTAGATAGAATGCATAGACAAAAGGTTGCCGAGGTTGAAAAGCTTACGCAGACTGTGCGAGAGTTGGAAGAGGCAGTTCTTGCTGGTGGTGCTGCGGCCAATGCAGTCAGGGATTACCAGCGGAAGTTCCAGGAGATGAAT GAGGAAAGGAAAACTCTAGACCGGGAGTTGGCCCGTGCAAAAGTAACAGCAAACAGAGTAGCCGTAGTGGTAGCAAACGAGTGGAAAGACGCTAACGACAAAGTCATGCCTGTAAAGCAATGGCTTGAAGAACGGAGATTCTTGCAG GGAGAAATGCAGCAACTTCGGGACAAGCTTGCCATAACTGAAAGAGCTGCCAAGTCAGAAGCTCAGTTGAAA GAAAAATATCATATGCGACTTAAAGTGCTTGAGGAGAGTGTGAGAGGATCTTCTAACATTAGTCGAAGCACGGCAGAAAGAAGTACAAGCAATGGACCCTCTCGACGTCAGTCTCTTGGTGGAGCGGATAACATTCCAAAATTATCTTCCAATGGCTTTTTATCCAAGAGAACACCAGTCAGATCCTTGTCCTCCAGCACCAGTTCAGTCTTGAAGCATGCGAAGGGCACTTCCAAATCATTTGATGGTGGTACTAGATCACTGGACAGGGACAGGGGTAAGGTTCTTTTAAATGGTCCAAGCCCCACTTTCTCAGTCAACCAATCTTGTGAGGGAACCAAGGATGGGGAAGCACAAAATAACTGGAAAGGAAATTCAGACGATAAGCCAAATGAGTTCTCAACCGTAGATACAGAGGATAATGTCCCGGGGGTTTTGTATGATTTGCTACAGAAAGAGGTTGTAGCTTTGAGGAAAGCTGGCCATGAGAAAGATCAAAGCCTGAAAGATAAGGATGATGCTATTGAG ATGTTAGCCAAGAAGGTTGACACCTTGACTAAAGCAATGGAGGTTGAGGCCAGGAAAATGAGAAGAGAAGTTGCCGCTATGGAGAAGGAGGTTGCTGCCATGCGTGTGGACAAAGAACACGACAATAGGGCGAAGCGGTTTGGTAGTGCCAAAACCTCTGCCAACAGTGCTCAAGTGCTTTCTGGAAG AGGTCTGTCACGAGGAGGGTTGACGCGCAGCACCCAATAA